One Sander vitreus isolate 19-12246 chromosome 23, sanVit1, whole genome shotgun sequence DNA window includes the following coding sequences:
- the ndufa12 gene encoding NADH dehydrogenase [ubiquinone] 1 alpha subcomplex subunit 12 — MAEYVNLVRRALGQIGGHGGVRGFLTQFFRVNDVKTGALVGVDKYGNKYYEDSKHYFFGRHRWVIYTTEMNGKNTMWEVDGSMVPAEWHRWLHCMTDDPPTTHPPEPKKFLAEVHQFNVSGSSQQYVPYSTTRKKIHEWVPPKAGAQ, encoded by the exons ATGGCGGAGTATGTGAACCTCGTCCGAAGGGCTTTGGGGCAAATAGGAGGTCATGGTGGAGTCCGAGGTTTTCTAACTCAGTTTTTCAG GGTGAATGATGTGAAGACAGGAGCCCTGGTTGGCGTGGATAAATATGGAAACAAATACTATGAGGACAGCAAGCACTACTTCTTTG gacGTCACCGCTGGGTGATCTACACCACAGAGATGAACGGAAAGAACACCATGTGGGAGGTGGACGGCAGCATGGTTCCAGCTGAATG GCATCGCTGGTTGCACTGTATGACAGACGACCCTCCCACCACACACCCACCAGAGCCAAAGAAGTTCCTGGCTGAGGTCCACCAGTTCAACGTGAGTGGCAGCTCCCAGCAGTACGTGCCCTACTCCACCACTCGCAAGAAGATCCATGAGTGGGTTCCACCCAAAGCTGGAGCTCAGTGA